In Torulaspora delbrueckii CBS 1146 chromosome 1, complete genome, one genomic interval encodes:
- the RCO1 gene encoding Rco1p (similar to Saccharomyces cerevisiae RCO1 (YMR075W); ancestral locus Anc_2.538) has translation MKRKLTSGIPDKGSNDEKKDDSVSTNLFKAPSNVGISESWNDSSRSNSPGAQGVRRPRRATSQNVDYDLKKRRIIPSEDYFRKEKTRKDVLAGKGEDNFNYRDEETQEEGEPVHKEVIEHDENGDAVYMNEPEELNDAVNGATGLPLSQGPPEKVKKESLWNYKKNLSSPESYMSLSTSEGKKNLELKIYRPMLKTGKSESITRSSSLRERLHPKDIHDDERDELIKPEPKKGHDHHGPSHIKIKATVSKETKSKLFGQNSLAHLVNTATRSSPRNLTPTQEVENDDFCSSCLQSGSFLCCDTCPKSFHFLCLNPPLDADNLPEGDWSCPQCTFKQKHQNLTQIRKSEKEFIRTELPPSARLFGKLLFQLEASNPKQFSLPPSIKDSFQHVRSGSRGQYCDEREKEPLTEKQLFGSAYGQCISKLDRYNPDIHLDPDTGKILICYKCGTTKMGTWDDPDTSRLIMRCDYCKTPWHLDCLPNVPRASLKNLGTNWKCPLHAPARKEPHSQRRLAKHQKFIEPYQSCGFRNNGEVDIILDEITAPASRGMIESLKKSGDFPPISLLRERSVKLDFLDKVFQAKKVQRENEFKCQERLIDRLILSSNQSINEKSNLQEIMSLVYFTMGAANPPWKKLWDFKELCSVAQQELDQQEFARENITDDELRQLSLLEKLLESRPKEDICKILNIKQ, from the coding sequence ATGAAGCGTAAGTTAACTTCTGGAATCCCAGATAAAGGTTCAAATGATGAGAAAAAAGACGATTCCGTGTCTAcgaatttgttcaaagctCCGAGTAATGTTGGCATCAGCGAAAGTTGGAATGACAGTAGTCGATCAAATTCCCCCGGTGCACAAGGTGTGAGGAGACCAAGAAGGGCTACATCACAGAATGTTGATTACGACttaaagaaaagaaggatTATACCGTCTGAAGATTATTTTCGTAAAGAAAAGACCAGGAAGGACGTGTTGGCTGGCAAGGGTGAAGATAATTTTAATTATCGCGATGAAGAAACGCAGGAAGAAGGAGAGCCAGTACACAAAGAAGTGATAGAACATGATGAGAACGGGGACGCAGTGTATATGAATGAACCGGAAGAACTTAATGATGCAGTGAATGGTGCAACGGGATTGCCACTCAGTCAGGGTCCTCCGGAAAAGgtaaagaaagaatcaCTATGGAACTATAAGAAAAATTTGTCATCTCCAGAGTCATATATGTCTTTATCAACTTCTgaaggcaagaagaatctggaattgaagatataCAGGCCCATGCTGAAGACGGGGAAATCGGAATCGATTACAAGGTCAAGTAGTCTGAGAGAAAGGTTACATCCCAAAGATATTCATGATGACGAGAGAGATGAGCTGATCAAACCAGAGCCTAAGAAGGGACATGACCACCACGGACCCAGTCATATTAAGATTAAAGCTACCGTTTCAAAAGAAACAAAAAGCAAATTATTTGGTCAGAATTCGCTGGCTCATCTCGTGAATACAGCCACTAGGAGCAGCCCAAGAAACTTGACTCCCACACAGGAGGTGGAGAATGACGATTTTTGTTCATCGTGTTTACAAAGTGGATCTTTCCTTTGCTGTGATACATGCCCGAAATCATTTCATTTCCTTTGTTTGAACCCACCATTGGACGCTGATAACCTACCAGAAGGCGACTGGTCTTGCCCACAGTGCACTTTCAAGCAAAAGCATCAAAACTTGACTCAAATAAGGAAAAGTGAGAAGGAGTTCATAAGGACAGAGTTACCTCCAAGCGCCAGACTCTTCGGGAAATTGCTCTTTCAATTGGAGGCAAGTAATCCTAAACAATTTAGCCTTCCTCCATCGATAAAAGACTCCTTTCAGCACGTTAGAAGTGGTTCCAGAGGCCAATATTGTGATGAGAGGGAAAAGGAACCCCTGACAgagaaacaactttttGGGTCAGCATACGGTCAGTGCATCTCCAAACTAGATAGATATAATCCTGATATTCATCTGGATCCGGACACAGGGAAAATACTGATATGTTATAAATGTGGTACCACTAAGATGGGTACTTGGGATGATCCAGACACATCCCGACTAATTATGAGGTGCGATTACTGCAAGACTCCATGGCATTTGGATTGTTTACCAAACGTCCCTCGagcatcattgaagaacctGGGAACCAATTGGAAATGCCCTTTGCATGCACCAGCACGAAAAGAACCACACTCTCAAAGAAGGTTGGCAAAACACCAGAAGTTTATAGAGCCCTACCAAAGTTGTGGTTTCAGAAATAATGGAGAAGTCGACATTATACTCGATGAAATCACCGCCCCCGCCTCGAGAGGAATGATAGAATCTTTAAAAAAGAGCGGAGATTTCCCACCAATCTCATTACTACGAGAGAGATCAGTTAAACTGGATTTTCTGGATAAAGTGTTCCAAGCTAAAAAAGTACAGAGGGAAAATGAGTTTAAGTGTCAAGAGCGGCTCATAGACAGACTGATACTCTCCTCAAACCAAAGCATTAACGAGAAATCAAATCTACAAGAAATCATGTCACTTGTCTATTTCACAATGGGTGCCGCTAATCCCCCATGGAAAAAGCTCTGGGATTTTAAGGAGCTATGTTCTGTGGCACAACAGGAGTTGGACCAACAGGAATTTGCTCGGGAAAATATAACAGATGATGAGTTGAGACAGCTTTCCTTATTAGAAAAACTGCTGGAATCGAGGCCAAAAGAAGATATCTGcaagattttgaatataAAGCAATGA
- the TDEL0A03150 gene encoding uncharacterized protein (similar to Saccharomyces cerevisiae YHL008C; ancestral locus Anc_2.540), whose amino-acid sequence MVADDTLYNTPHETALAVVATAMKKARLQIPTLVINSIVGGVLFSSGSILTIAAHADNPGLWQSNPGVLSAYSSITYGIGLFYVVIMGADLFNSNILFFSVGVLRQAVTIYDLLISWFISLLGNLGGSLFVSYLFVHLSGISSSELWIAGSRKLVEDKASFSFIKTLLKGIAGNFYVCLAIYLQLMAKPLHVRLMVIVLPIFTFVSCGFTHAVADMTYCYIGMLNGGAVTVAEYIWKLLIPACVGNIIGGFSFSLVIPFYLHLVVVEQDRKRLSLPEYDARDEQPELNTDSRVVRISPQQERQDEQEAEETEEYDGEPSEKVDMDDSNSASSHLSREATRPRNLSSARTSQVALSDFQPQIYEANTEDYNPTLSEMHTLKSTCSRRSNPSSRRRSVIRSPPGVFPVRGMGEPLRKERTIENPNYALNQLPYRDGNETPRYNSNTTSRTVSRRGTDTPNTLENQSTYEKEANNDDEYTVLEEKPGAKLERALTKLVEHRSKTVGHLPRTTQDTFPYNKPGVLAYNEADAGHLWHNKENGLLKSLTKEFSHAESPHNAADLEKQLQDAGITHRAALAANSVAGVSNYNNLDLQRAHTSTFDGRQPLHSARSHARDSHPIRRMQTASVGTLLNGYNQPERRRTNAMTGLSDSASQSVNDSVNDSINESEASRD is encoded by the coding sequence ATGGTGGCAGATGATACGCTGTATAATACACCGCATGAGACGGCCTTGGCCGTCGTAGCGACTGCTATGAAGAAGGCAAGATTGCAAATTCCAACGTTGGTGATTAACTCCATTGTGGGTGGAGTCCTTTTCAGTTCCGGGTCCATTTTAACTATTGCAGCTCATGCTGATAACCCTGGCCTATGGCAAAGTAATCCGGGAGTGCTTAGTGCCTATTCCAGTATTACCTACGGTATAGGTCTTTTCTACGTGGTTATCATGGGTGCCGATTTGTTCAACTCTAATATTCTATTTTTTTCAGTCGGAGTACTGCGACAGGCAGTTACGATTTACGATCTGTTAATCTCATGGTTTATCAGTTTATTGGGTAATTTAGGAGGCTCTTTATTTGTTTCTTACctctttgttcatctttcagGTATAAGTTCCTCAGAGTTGTGGATAGCTGGTTCCCGTAAATTAGTTGAGGATAAAGCCAGTTTCTCCTTCATAAAAactcttttgaaaggtatCGCGGGTAATTTCTACGTTTGCCTTGCCATCTACTTACAATTGATGGCAAAACCATTGCACGTCAGGTTAATGGTTATTGTTTTACCGATTTTTACCTTTGTATCATGTGGGTTTACGCATGCTGTTGCAGATATGACTTACTGCTACATCGGTATGTTGAATGGAGGCGCAGTTACGGTTGCTGAGTACATTTGGAAGCTACTTATTCCAGCTTGTGTGGGAAACATTATTGGTGGATTTTCATTCAGTCTAGTAATACCATTCTACTTGCACTTAGTCGTAGTGGAGCAGGATCGAAAGAGACTATCACTACCAGAGTATGATGCTAGAGATGAACAACCTGAATTGAACACGGACTCTAGAGTGGTCCGGATATCACCTCAGCAGGAGAGacaagatgaacaagaggCTGAGGAGACAGAAGAATACGATGGGGAACCCTCCGAAAAGGTAGATATGGATGATTCAAATAGTGCCAGTAGCCACTTAAGTCGAGAAGCTACTAGACCACGCAATTTGTCATCTGCAAGGACATCTCAGGTTGCTCTAAGCGACTTTCAGCCACAAATCTACGAAGCTAACACCGAAGATTACAATCCAACACTATCTGAAATGCACACCTTAAAATCCACTTGCAGCAGACGCTCCAATCCTTCAAGTCGTCGACGTAGTGTTATTCGATCTCCACCAGGTGTTTTTCCTGTCAGAGGAATGGGTGAACCACTTAGGAAGGAAAGAACCATCGAAAACCCAAACTATGCATTAAATCAACTGCCCTACAGAGACGGAAATGAGACTCCTCGTTATAATAGCAATACAACAAGTCGCACTGTCAGTCGGCGGGGGACTGACACTCCTAATACATTGGAAAATCAATCGACATACGAGAAGGAAGctaataatgatgatgagtaTACCGTTTTAGAAGAAAAACCAGGAGCTAAGCTGGAGAGGGCTTTGACGAAATTAGTTGAGCACAGATCCAAGACGGTAGGTCACTTACCTAGAACAACTCAAGATACTTTTCCTTACAATAAACCAGGCGTATTGGCATATAACGAAGCTGACGCTGGACATCTATGGCATAATAAAGAAAACGGGTTGCTAAAGTCTTTGACTAAGGAGTTTAGTCATGCCGAATCACCCCACAACGCCGCAGATTTGGAAAAACAGTTGCAAGATGCTGGCATTACACATAGAGCAGCTCTTGCAGCTAACTCCGTTGCCGGTGTATCCAACTACAACAATCTTGATCTCCAAAGGGCACATACATCAACATTCGACGGACGTCAACCTCTTCACTCTGCCAGGTCTCACGCAAGAGACTCGCATCCGATCAGAAGAATGCAGACGGCCTCTGTAGGCACTCTACTGAATGGTTATAATCAGCCGGAGCGTCGACGAACGAATGCAATGACCGGTCTCAGTGATAGTGCTAGTCAGAGCGTTAACGACAGCGTTAACGACAGCATCAACGAAAGTGAGGCCTCGCGAGATTGA
- the IRC21 gene encoding Irc21p (similar to Saccharomyces cerevisiae YMR073C; ancestral locus Anc_2.536) yields MAQQIETAKDNLRKPAASKSSLAPPSNQFNPRLGQSLRDGIPTQAGCSTLGAGGYRNKVRLKPGHSALDWHALASGKGKSQGLVVGIDRLLSEDMEKLQQLNHPHTLIQLQRGVPPYLIRPLLNIDRELLQKHKTLDDCWCVIKGRVYCLTYYFDFHPGGVDILFKTCAGKDGTEMFNKYHRWVSFDKLLETCLVGVFVS; encoded by the coding sequence ATGGCCCAGCAAATTGAAACTGCCAAAGACAATTTGAGGAAACCGGCAGCCTCAAAATCATCTCTCGCCCCACCTTCAAACCAATTTAATCCAAGATTGGGTCAATCACTAAGGGATGGGATACCTACTCAGGCAGGGTGTAGTACACTTGGAGCAGGTGGGTATAGAAACAAGGTCAGGCTGAAGCCAGGTCACAGTGCGTTGGATTGGCATGCATTGGCGTCGGGCAAGGGTAAGAGCCAGGGACTGGTAGTCGGGATAGACAGGTTACTCAGTGAGGATATGGAAAAATTACAACAACTGAACCATCCCCACACTCTGATACAGTTACAGAGAGGTGTTCCACCATATTTAATCAGACCCTTGCTCAACATAGACAGGGAGCTTTTGCAGAAACACAAGACACTTGATGATTGTTGGTGTGTGATAAAAGGAAGAGTATACTGTTTGACATATTACTTTGATTTCCATCCTGGTGGTGTAGATATTTTGTTCAAAACCTGCGCTGGTAAGGATGGTACGGAAATGTTTAACAAATATCATAGATGGGTTAGTTTCGACAAGTTATTGGAGACGTGTTTGGTTGGCGTTTTCGTATCCTAA
- the SDD2 gene encoding Sdd2p (similar to Saccharomyces cerevisiae YMR074C; ancestral locus Anc_2.537), whose amino-acid sequence MDPELQALREARLAELKRGTQGPSSGGESGKGAGSNGLETVIAAYLQPQALERLSRVSLVRPDRAQAVEQYLAKMVSQGALSHKVTEDEIVQILHGVAREQNKKMTPRSYSIDERWLFMISCPARMVMTTRMISLTSRDPRLYAHILYPKACCIYQASGRHLY is encoded by the coding sequence ATGGATCCTGAGTTACAAGCATTGAGAGAGGCCAGATTGGCTGAGTTGAAGCGCGGGACTCAGGGGCCCAGCAGCGGTGGAGAAAGCGGGAAAGGCGCTGGCTCGAATGGTTTGGAGACAGTGATTGCAGCCTATTTACAACCTCAGGCACTGGAAAGGCTTTCGAGAGTGTCATTGGTGAGACCTGATCGTGCACAAGCAGTTGAACAATATCTCGCTAAGATGGTGAGCCAAGGTGCTCTTTCGCATAAGGTgactgaagatgaaatcgTGCAAATCTTGCATGGTGTAGCCAGGGAACAGAATAAAAAAATGACACCAAGATCATATTCGATAGACGAGAGATGGCTGTTCATGATCAGCTGCCCAGCGAGAATGGTGATGACGACGAggatgatttctttgactAGCAGGGATCCCAGATTGTATGCTCACATACTGTATCCCAAAGCTTGCTGTATATATCAGGCTAGTGGGCGCCATTTGTATTGA
- the PDS5 gene encoding sister chromatid cohesion factor PDS5 (similar to Saccharomyces cerevisiae PDS5 (YMR076C); ancestral locus Anc_2.539) — translation MAKVKLKFNKSIISTAESLVPTDEILSRLVSLHEELSTLEQGQVDLRTLDRYRTDLNNKKLLKHKDNGVRAFVACCLSDILRLYAPDAPYTETQLTDIFRLILSQFDLLGNPDNGYFIQQTYLITRMLEYRSIVLLTDLPNSNKLLEDLFQVFYDDDKKFPFKLYKVIAGILGEVISEFDNVPTPVLKLIFNKFLTYNPGNVPQGLEIASNCGYQVSLILCDAYSSRMSRHLTKYYSEILYHITSEEHSNAYESKYSASRTVEKLHKLDVRLWETVPDLLSAVIGFIYHELLSDDEMLRKQATKLVGELLAAESTLNFVVTHQESFNAWLSKIADPVAEVRLLWTQSIPTILSMRDDIAQELNKGIAKTLIDSDYKVRKASVLIFDKLSVADIWKSITNTSVYECLLPLTREKNREVRELCISTVADFFAESLANIKRTTQNSGIWEIVDTIPSVLFDLYYINDLHINEQVDLTIFKSILPLEVDDRKRVDSLLNVVSQLDEKALSSFLAFNRRQMQMAVALSKFIEFCELQNDQDNFPNDSVAIKLQKTIAWLSSGLSDQIKATAALEALKDINDKRILYLIKTCITNDVSLMTLKNSMEEVITKLRDPALFRKHGVKSISNIMPKDIAAQVEVLLYRSSPFIYNFSNIPVLLDTGNTSQDGTTWKRRLLDEISKVNPALFKDHVRTLKRIIEDESCLESQRETLTLGEALKTVYKISKTLTDQVNLEDSIFFSKLKNLALEGDPATAKYAVKLIALSPFAEESLTEIKNGVLPLDMKHDRNFASHILVLAEIYKYCPHVLDRDSTDIVSFLIQEVLLANQVVGDSNQELDWIPDSELNDRKYYALSSKVFALKLFTNKLKAVSADSSNDELATVFTEKQVKLFFYLIASGGELISEHNKEFFPTPNSYQTKLRCCAGLQALKLSCIPFFNDFIKPSDVITLINIVEDESLPVRKEFLDHLKNYISKESISIKFLPLIFFTAYEPDVELKTSTKTWINNTFGKTSFRKNTTFERALPRLIHAIAHHPDIVERLEVEGDPYLEALTTAVDYLVFYFDSIAIQENFSLLYYLAERVKNYRDLTIDVNDNNDDQQSETEPCARMYVIGELAQMILLAIKEKKGWQHSAYPGKLNLPADLFTPFSTIEEAQASFKSYLPEKYTEKLQMNIRAKVARNLHSSQTQKQKIQKRMLDNENHEVSNKKRKQTKKAEPETSDDDSESDNAYVPGTKTRTGRSDRSKLKKSLRERKKVDYRDEDDDDDDDDE, via the coding sequence ATGGCCAAAGTAAAACTGAAGTTTAACAAGTCTATCATATCGACGGCCGAAAGCTTGGTTCCAACAGATGAGATCTTGAGTCGACTCGTTTCCCTTCACGAAGAACTTTCCACTCTGGAACAAGGTCAAGTCGATTTAAGGACACTAGACAGGTATCGCACTGACCTGAATAACAAAAAATTGCTCAAACACAAGGACAACGGTGTTAGAGCCTTTGTGGCGTGCTGTTTGAGCGACATATTAAGGCTTTATGCACCTGACGCGCCTTATACTGAGACCCAGTTGACAGATATATTCAGACTGATACTTTCCCAATTCGATCTCCTTGGCAATCCTGATAATGGTTACTTCATCCAGCAAACTTACCTGATAACCAGAATGCTCGAATACAGGTCGATAGTCCTTCTAACAGACTTACCCAATTCTAATAAACTGCTggaagatcttttccagGTTTTCTACGATGACGATAAAAAATTTCCGTTCAAACTATACAAGGTTATTGCAGGTATACTTGGTGAGGTAATATCTGAGTTTGATAATGTACCAACCCCAGTGTTGaagttgatcttcaataaatTCTTGACTTACAATCCGGGAAACGTTCCACAAGGTTTGGAGATTGCGTCAAACTGTGGTTATCAGGTAAGTCTCATCCTTTGCGATGCGTATTCAAGCAGAATGAGCAGACATCTTACCAAATACTATTCTGAGATACTATACCACATCACCAGCGAGGAGCATAGTAATGCCTACGAATCCAAATACAGCGCCAGTCGAACtgttgaaaaactacaCAAACTAGATGTCCGTTTATGGGAGACTGTCCCAGATCTATTATCGGCGGTGATAGGCTTTATCTATCATGAACTGCTGTCCGATGACGAGATGTTAAGGAAGCAGGCCACGAAGCTCGTGGGCGAGCTACTGGCCGCAGAATCAACTCTAAATTTCGTAGTTACTCACCAAGAATCCTTCAATGCCTGGCTTTCTAAGATAGCAGATCCCGTGGCGGAAGTGAGATTACTATGGACACAATCTATACCGACAATATTGTCAATGCGGGACGATATAGCACAAGAGCTGAACAAAGGTATAGCTAAGACGCTAATCGACTCTGACTATAAAGTGAGAAAAGCCTCCGTGTTGATCTTTGACAAACTTTCCGTTGCTGATATTTGGAAAAGTATAACTAATACCTCCGTGTATGAATGTTTGCTGCCTTTGACTAGAGAGAAAAATAGAGAAGTGAGAGAGCTTTGCATATCAACTGTGGCGGATTTCTTTGCCGAGTCCTTAGCGAATATCAAGAGAACAACTCAGAACTCCGGTATTTGGGAGATAGTCGATACCATCCCGTCAGTTCTGTTTGATTTGTATTACATCAATGATTTACACATCAATGAACAAGTCGACTTGACGattttcaaatcaatcCTTCCTCTAGAGGTTGACGATCGCAAGAGAGTTGATAGCTTGCTCAACGTGGTATCGCAGCTCGACGAAAAGGCTCTTTCATCGTTTCTTGCCTTCAATCGACGTCAAATGCAGATGGCAGTCgcactttcaaagttcaTTGAGTTTTgtgaattgcaaaatgatcaagaCAACTTTCCAAACGATTCAGTAGCAATTAAGCTTCAAAAGACCATTGCATGGTTGAGTTCTGGTCTCtctgatcaaatcaagGCTACTGCAGCGTTAGAAGCGTTGAAGGATATTAACGACAAGAGGATACTCTACCTTATCAAAACGTGTATCACAAACGATGTTTCTCTCATgacattgaagaacagTATGGAAGAGGTAATAACAAAACTACGTGATCCGGCCCTTTTCAGGAAGCATGGCGTCAAATCTATTTCTAATATCATGCCAAAGGATATAGCCGCCCAAGTTGAAGTATTACTGTACAGGTCATCGCCATTCATTTACAATTTCTCCAATATTCCTGTTCTTTTGGATACCGGAAATACCTCACAAGATGGAACAACATGGAAGCGCAGGCTGTTGGATGAGATTTCCAAGGTAAACCCTGCATTATTCAAGGATCATGTcagaactttgaaaagaattaTTGAGGATGAGAGCTGCCTTGAATCTCAACGCGAAACCTTGACGTTAGgtgaagctttgaaaactGTCTATAAGATATCCAAGACTTTGACAGATCAAGTGAATCTAGAAGACAGtatttttttctcgaagCTAAAGAACCTTGCCTTGGAAGGTGATCCGGCCACTGCAAAATACGCCGTCAAGCTGATAGCACTCTCGCCATTCGCAGAAGAAAGCCTTACGgaaatcaaaaatggtgTGTTACCACTAGACATGAAGCACGATAGAAACTTTGCATCTCATATACTAGTACTGGCCGAAATATACAAGTATTGTCCGCACGTCCTTGATAGAGATTCCACTGATATCGTAAGCTTCCTAATTCAGGAAGTGTTGCTAGCGAACCAAGTTGTTGGAGATTCAAATCAGGAGCTCGATTGGATTCCTGACtctgaattgaatgatagGAAATATTACGCGCTCAGCTCCAAAGTTTTTGCATTGAAACTCTTTACTAACAAGTTGAAGGCCGTATCGGcagattcttcaaatgacGAGCTGGCCACTGTTTTCACCGAAAAACAAGTCAAACTGTTCTTTTATCTGATTGCCAGTGGTGGTGAGCTAATTTCTGAGCATAACAAAGAATTCTTTCCGACGCCGAATAGTTATCAAACAAAACTGCGATGCTGCGCTGGTCTTCAAGCACTCAAACTCTCCTGCATAccctttttcaatgatttcatcaagccCTCTGACGTTATAACCCTGATAAATATAGTTGAGGATGAATCGCTACCAGTCAGAAAAGAGTTTCTCGATCACCTGAAAAACTACATCTCTAAGGAGTCCATTTCCATAAAGTTTCTGCCTCTCATTTTCTTTACAGCTTACGAGCCTGATGTCGAGCTGAAAACTAGTACAAAGACTTGGATCAACAACACTTTTGGTAAAACATCTTTCAGGAAAAACACAACGTTTGAGAGAGCACTTCCCAGATTAATACATGCTATTGCTCATCATCCTGACATTGTCGAGCGACTAGAAGTGGAAGGAGATCCCTATCTGGAAGCATTAACAACAGCTGTCGACTACCTCGTATTCTACTTCGATTCCATTGCCATCCAGGAAAACTTCAGCTTGCTCTATTATTTAGCAGAAAGAGTGAAAAACTATCGTGACTTAACTATTGATGTGAACGATAATAATGACGATCAGCAATCAGAGACAGAACCTTGCGCCAGAATGTATGTCATAGGAGAGTTGGCGCAgatgattcttcttgccattaaagagaagaagggtTGGCAACATTCGGCTTATCCAGGAAAGCTCAACTTGCCTGCTGACTTGTTTACACCATTCAGtacaattgaagaagcacaGGCCTCGTTCAAAAGCTATTTACCAGAGAAATACACCGAGAAGTTGCAAATGAACATCAGGGCCAAAGTGGCTCGTAATTTACACTCTTCACAGACGCAAAAGCAGAAAATACAGAAGAGAATGTTAGATAACGAGAATCATGAAGTGTCGAACAAGAAACGTAAACAAACGAAGAAAGCTGAACCTGAAACTAGTGATGATGACTCTGAGAGTGACAATGCATACGTTCCAGGAACAAAAACTAGAACAGGAAGATCTGATCGGTCcaagttaaagaaaagTTTGAGGgagagaaagaaggtgGATTATAGGGACGAGGAcgatgacgacgatgacgatgatgaatgA